AGAATAGACGCTTTGAGGATGTTGATACGGTCAATTTCGTCCGGCAAAACAATTCCAATAGCCCAGGCTATGGCTTCTTGTTCTATGATATGTCTTGCTGCTACCCGTTTCTGATGACTGAGTTGTTTGGAATCATTTACCTCATCATATTTAAAGCCGGGGGGTAAAATGACCGCAGCCGCAAATACAGCACCGGCAAGGCAACCCCTTCCGGCCTCATCACAACCTGCTTCTGGTAATAGGTTTTGGATACGGGGCAGCATGGTCAGTGTCTTTTTCAGGCAAAGTTAGATAGTCCGTGATTTGGTATTATTAAATCGAAGAATTAATTCTGCGGACATTCCTGTTATTTTCAAAAAATCAACTGTCCAACAGTGTTTGAGTTGATTAAAAAAGGTATTATCTCTAAAACAAGGATATATTTCTTATCTTTGTCAAAAATCTTGATTAGCATTGAGCATAAAAGGGTTTCTCAAACCCAAGGTGTGTAGTTTGTATGGAGCAGTTTCTATAGATTAACGGTATGAATAAAGTATTTTTCCTCGTTTTTAATATCGTTGCAGGGGTCGGCTTGCTCACCCTTCCTTATATAAAAACTGCAAATGCTGAACGGGAAATTAAATTGGCGAAGCGCGAATATCCACAAAATTATTTTAGCCAACCGATGGATATTCCGATGCGGCTGACCGGAAATTTTGGCGAATTGAGGTCTAACCATTTCCACACCGGCATTGACTGTAAAACCAATGGTCAGGAAAATTTAAATGTTTACGCACTTGCTGACGGGTTTGTTTCAAGGGTTGCAGTTTCACCGCGTGGTTATGGAAATGCACTTTATATAGATTATCCGAATGGTTTTACAAGTGTGTATGCACATATCAACAGTTTTTCCGGAGAAATCGGCGACTATGTGAAACGGAAACAGTACGAACTGCAAAAATTTGAAATTGACGAAAAAATCCCTCCTTCTCTCTTACCGGTTACAAAAGGGCAGTTAGTCGCCAAATCGGGCAATACAGGCTCTTCAAACGGACCGCACCTGCATTTCGAAATGCGCGATACAGAAACGGAAATAGCCATCAACCCGCTGCTGTTTGGGTTTCATGTTCCGGATGATATCAAACCTACGATTACGCAATTGGCCATCTATGGCTTTAAAGGTGAAACATCCGGCTATCAATCGCCAAAACTTTATGCGACCAAATTGCAGAACGGCAATTATGTTACCGCACAAAACCTGTTAAAAGTTAACCACCCTCGGGTGGGCCTTGGCATAAAAACACAAGATAAGAAAAACGAACTATACAATATCAACAACGTGTATGGGCTTAAAATGTACGATAACGGCAATCTGTTGTATGCTTTTGAAATGGAGCAAATCGGATTTTCCGAAAGCCGTTATATCAATGCCCATATTGATTATATGCTAAAAAAACAGGAAAAAGGACTCGTTCAAAAATGTTTTGTCGAACCCGCCAACAAATTATCAATTTACCAACAGGCAATCAACAACGGCATCATCAACCTCAGTGACGGTCTTTTGCACAAAATTGTAATTGAAGTCAACGATTTTAACAACAATATATCTACCGTAAGCATCATGTTGCAATATGACCCTTTGCAACCTTTGTCCCCGGTTACTGAGGCTCCTTACAATGCTCAATTCAGTTGTTTTACAGACAATTCTTATCAAAATGACTTTTTGAAACTTCATCTGCCTTCCGGCTGTCTGTACAATGATTTGTTTTTTCAATACGATATGAAACCTGCAACTCAAACAGATATCTATTCTTCTCTGCATCAGATTCACCTGAATGAGGTCCCTATTCACAGCTATTGCGATATAGCCATCAAACCAACCACTCTTCCTTTCGAGTTGTATGATTACGCACTACTCGTATTTAAAAACAATACAGGAAAGGTTACCCCCTTAAAAAGCCGATGGGAAGGCAATTTTCTGACCGGTCAGACAAGGGAGTTCGGACAGTTTTATATTACCACAGACATCAAAAAACCGACTATAACTGCGGTCAATATTGTACCCGGAAAGCTGATGACCAAAAACAAATCTATTCAACTGAAAATTTCGGACAATCTTTCGGGCATTGATTCCTTCAACGGTTATATTGACAACCGTTGGGTACTGATGGAATACGATCAGAAAAGTGCACGGATTTGGCATACTTTTGACGAAATTACCGGAGCGCCCGGCACTCACGAATTTAAATTAGTGGTCAGGGATGCCAAATACAATACCGCAGAATTTGTCGCAAAATTTAAAAGGTAACTGATTGCTTTTCTAAAGAAGGAAGCGAACACCACAAAACGAATTACCTTTGCAGGTTGAAAAGTCTTAGAAGTTTCGCCTTGCTTGTATATTTTGTTTTTGTATTCCATTCATTGTCTTATTATGATGTCCATTCTCTGAACCCCAACAACACAGGCTAATGATATTACTCATCGTATTGCTCACATTGGTTGCTATGTTGGTCGGATTGTATCGCAATTTGCAGCGCAGACAATTTTTAATCCGGGCAGCCTTTAAGCAATTGGATGAAATAATTGGCCAAGCTTCGGAAACAGCGGGCAAATTTGTCGAAACTCTGCGGGAAACAAAAGGGAATGACCTGAACGAATTTACCATCATTAACCAACTTCGATGGCAAACTACCTCCCGAAAGGTTTCGGTGGAAAATAAAGCACAGGCATTGAACGAACTGATTTTGCAGTTTGAACGGATGTGCCGGCAACCGGAACAGCAAAACAATTTAAAGGATATTCCTCAACTCGGCAACCTTTACCAAACCTGGGAAAACACGCTCAACCTTCTCGACACGGAAAAAGAAACCTACAATTACGCCATTCTGGACTATAATAATATCATCAAAAAATTTCCTTACAAACAGTTTGGACGCTTGCTTCGCATCTTGCCAAAAACCGCTCTTCAAATTTCAAACTAAAGCACAAGACCTCTTGTGTTGCTGTTGATCTTTGCATTTATTTTTATTAACCCCCAAGTTTGAATCTCGTGTTAGTCCAACATCATACCGGTCCCGGTTTTAATCTTTTAAGAATTGGTTTGTTCATTTTTCTGGCAATATTCAGTGCTTGCGACCTGTCTTCCGGAAGGTTAATAAATGGTGCTGTGGCTCCGGAACTTGCAATGTATGATGTCCACGGAAATCTTCTGAGTTCGAAGGAGATTTTGGCAGAGAAAAAGATAATCCTGATAGACTTTTGGGCATCGTGGTGCAAACCCTGCCGGCAAACAAATCCTGAGTTGGTAAAACTATATGAAAAGTATAAAGATGCCGACTTTGGAACAGCTCAGGGTTTTACCATCATCAGCGTATCGCTCGATACCGATAAAACCGCATGGTTAAACGCCATCGAACAAGACAATTTGATTTGGCCGCACCATGTATGCGATTTTAAGGGGTTTGCCTCTCCTGCTCCGGTGGTATTTCAGTTTGAGAAAATACCGACTACCTATCTCATCAGCGAGCGGGAGATAATTATTGGAAAGGACCAAACCATCAAATGGATGGATTATGAACTGAGTCGGCGGGTGGTGAAGGCAGGAAAAAAAGAAAACGATAATACAGGCAGTTAATATGTCATTTTGTATAGCATGTTCAAAAACAGGGGGCTGAAATTTCACGCATTTATACTTATCGCTGTCATAATGTCAGCAAATTGAATATGGCAAGGTGTTTGCGTTGATGATTTGTTAATCCTGACTACCCATGTCAAACATCCAATTATTATATAAACTATGAGCGAAAAAGATTTCCCGATAGAATTAGAAAATCAACCCGAGCAAAATATTATTGAGCCGGTCGAAGAAACCATACATCCGGTCGAAGAAGTCATTGCCAATTTACCCTTGGAAGAAGAAGTACAAAAACTATCCAAAGAGCTGAAAGAAGTACAGGATAAGTACCTTCGCCTCTACGCAGAATTTGATAATTACCGGACAAGAACCCGAAAAGAGTTTGCCGATTTGGTGAAGACCGCATCCAAAGATGTAATTACCGAACTTCTGCCCATATTGGACAATTTCGAACGGGCATTCAAATCGTTTCAGGGAGATGCCGAAATGGCCAAAGGGTTTGAACTCATCCAAAACCAACTGATACATCAGTTAGGGTTGAAAGGACTCAAGCCGATGCAGGCAATCGGACAGCCTTTTGATGCTGATCTCCACGAAGCCATCGCAGAAGCACCCGCTCCGTCTGAAGAACAAAAAGGAACCGTATTGGATGAAGTGGAAAAAGGTTATTTCCTTTACGACAAAATCATCCGTTACGCCAAAGTCGTTGTGGGCAATTAAGTATATTCAAAAGTTAAAATCCCCCCGTTTTTCTGGAATACAGTTAGATTCCCCGCACTTATCAAAAAGTTAACCCCCCTTTTATTTTTCAAAATTAGCTTATAAAGCTGCCAAAAACATGCAAAAGAGAGATTATTACGAAGTATTGGAAGTAACCAAAACTGCAACTTCCGAAGAAATTAAAAAGGCCTACCGAAAAGTAGCCATGAAGTATCACCCCGACGTAAATCCCGGAAATAAGGAAGCGGAGGAACTTTTTAAGGAAGCAGCAGAAGCCTATGAAGTATTGAGCAATTCCGAAAAACGCGCCCAATATGACCGTTTCGGACATAGCGGAATGCGCGGTAACATGGGGGGTGGGTTTACGAACCCGGAAGATATATTTTCTCATTTCGGCGATATTTTTGGCGATTTATTTGGCAATAACTTCGGAGGTAGAGGAGCGAGCACACAAAGACGCGGCAGCAACCTGAAAACCAAAATCAAGTTGAGCCTGGAAGAAATTTCAGAGGGTGTTCAAAAAAACATCAAAATCAAAAAATATGTTGCCTGCAATACCTGTAATGGTATTGGCGCAAAAAGCAAAGAAGGCGTTAAAACCTGCAGCACTTGTCAGGGACATGGGCGGGTCCGGCAGGTTACCAATACCTTTCTCGGGCAAATGCAAACAACGATTACCTGTCCCCACTGCGAAGGACTGGGTACGGTGGTTACAAACAAATGTTCAACATGTAGCGGAACAGGACGACAGTATGGCGAAGAAACCATCTCAATAGATATACCTGCCGGAGTGAATGAAAACATTCAACTTTCCATGACCAACAAAGGAAATGTCGGTGAAAGAAACGGCCCTTCAGGCGACCTGATCATCACCATCGAAGAGTTGCCACACGAACACCTCAAACGGCAAGGCTCCGATGTTATCTATTCGCTTTATATCAGTTTTACCGATGCCGCAATCGGCAACAACAATATAGAAGTGCCTACGCTGAAAGGAAAAGCTAAAATTAAAATCCCGGCCGGCACGCAATCCGGTAAAATTTTCAGGCTGAACGGAAAAGGGCTGCCCAATCTGAACGGTTATGGCCGGGGAGATCAGGTGATTGAAGTAAATATCTGGACCCCTCAACAACTGACCCCTAAAGAAACCGAACTGCTCGAACAACTTCGCCACCTGCCCAATTTTCAGCCTAAACCTGAAAAAGGCGAAAAGGGGTTTTTTGAAAAAATGCGCGACTATTTTAACGGGTAAGTAACGAATAACCCCCTATTTGCTTCCATATCCGGCTGCCGTTATTTTTCTATGATTAAGCCTGTTTCAGAAAATTATGAGCCATATACCTTTCCAAACGATTGACTGGGATTCGGTCGAAAAAACGGAACATTCCGGAGAAACAGGAACTGCTATTTGGCAAACCATACAATTTGAAGGGCTGAGAATCCGGTTAGTAGAATACAGCAACAACTATCTGGCGGATCACTGGTGTCAGTTAGGGCATCTCATCTATTGTCTTGAAGGCGAATTTATAACCGAATTGAGTTCCGGACAGCGCATTAAACTTTCGAAGGGCGATACTTATGTGGTCTCAGACCAGCTCAGTTCCCATCGCTCTTTTTCAGAAAATGGCACAAAACTGCTGATTGTAGATGGTGATTTTTTGAAACTTACCTGAAAAAATTTGCAACAGGCATGATCTATATCACCCAACTCATTTATATTGCCGAAGGGCAGGAGGATGTTTTCGACCAATTTGAGGACATCGCTATCCCTGCAATAGCCAAATACAACGGAAAGCTATTGTTCAGAGTAAGACCGGATAAGCAATCTTATATTGAACAAAATATTGACCCGCCTTATGAAATCCACCTTGTTGTTTTCGATTCGGCACAGGATTTCGAAAACTTTAAACAGGACGAAGCGCGCAAAAAATTCCTTCACCTGAAAGAGCAATCTATCAGAGAATCTGTGATAATTCAGGGGGAGGTAATTTAACCTGAACCTTTGAGTTCAACAACAAGATTTGAGATTGTCCTACATACTTTGGCAATCGGAGCAAGATTTTTTATTCCGTAACAGACGGCTGCTCAACCTGCGCTTTTTTCCCAATTCCCAACAATTTTTGAACAAGCGCTACCCCTATATAAATCAAAATAGAGACAGCGATGCCCAACCCTCCAAGCAGAGCGATAAGGGCTAACCCAATTGCAACTGCGATATATTTTATTTCATTTCCTTTCCAGCCGAGATGTTTAAATTTCAAAGGGGGCATTGGCAACTCAGCAACTAATAGCAAGGAAAAAACAAGAGTAACGGCATATAAAAATACCGGCTTATAAATAATCGCAGCAAGTCCGTAGGTATCGTTTTGAGCAATCAATACCAAGGCTATCATAAACATGGTACAAGTTGGAGTAGGCACCCCTATAAATCCGTCTGTTTGCCGGGTATCAATATTAAACTTTGCTAAACGGATGGCCGAAAAAATGGTAATTAACATGGCCGGCAAAGGTTGCCACCACGAAACGGTATAACCGATTGCTTCATAAATAAGCTGATAAAGGACAACCCCCGGCAATACCCCGAATGTTACCATATCTGCCAAAGAATCCAATTGCATTCCAAGTGGTGAAGATACTTTCAGCATCCGGGCAGATAATCCGTCAATAAAATCGGCAAATGCGGCGGCAATAATCAAATGAGGCACCCATACCATTTGACCCTGAAAGGCTAAAATAATTGCAGTACATCCTAAAGCGAGATTGAGCAAGGTAATGAAGTTCGGCACTTGTCGTTTCATAATGTTAAATATTCGTGTTGTTAATGCTGTTCTAATTCAAATTGAAATAGTCGTAAATTTAAATTCAGGCCTGATTTCCTGAATACACCCAACTTATTTAAGACTTATTACCGGGCGGTTTTGTTACTGCTTTTCAAACTTTTGCGACTTTTGGGGTTTATCGTTATGTTGACGTTTATGTAAAGATTTGTTGTGTTCTGATTTGGGTAAGTGTATAAATCGAGTCTTAACTTTAGTAAAACCCTTTATCTTCAACTCCTTCCACATTGCAGGCTGATAGCCTTCAACTGCAAGCGTCTTCTCCTATAATCATCTCCTGAAAAACGCCTATCGTCCGGTGTCATTCTGCTAAGAACTCCACATCATTTTTTTGATTTTAAACAGGTGGAAAGGCAATTCAGGGCCAAGTTCCACATAATTCATTTCCTTTTCCCAGATATAGCTGTTGCCACTGATTAAATCCTGCATCACCAATTTTTCACCCGGGTTTGTCTTCATTTCTTTATAGGGCAAACTGACCATTCCGTTCTGACGATGGTAGGGGTCAAGGCTCACCACCATCAACAGTTGATTGTGATGGTCGGGAGTAGTCTTGAAATAGGCCAAAAGGTGATTGTTTTCGATGGGGCAAAACGAGATATTGTTATAGTTTTGCAGGGCGAGATTTTCCTTTCTTATTTTGTTAAGCAGCGTAATCAGATAGGTGAGCCGGTTGGCATGTTCCCAATTCCAGTGTTTTAACTCATATTTTTCCGAGTTAAAGTATTCTTCTTTACCCGGAATTGCCTGAAACTGCATAAACTCAAAAACAGGTCCGTATATTCCGTAGCTCGAACTTAAAGTTGCCGCCAAAAACAAACGGGTCATAAACACGGCCTCGTTGCCGGTTTGCATGATATAGGGGTTAATATCGGGGGTGTTTGGCCAGAAATTGGGTCTGAAATATTCTTTTGAATCCGTTTGGGTGAGTTCGGTCATATATTCGACGATTTCGTGTTTATGGATTCGCCAGGTAAAATAGGTATAGGATTGTGAGAATCCGATTTTGGCCAATTGGTGCATGATTTTAGGGGCGGTAAAGGCTTCGGAGAGGAAGAGCACATCGGGATGTTTCTTTTTTACTTCCGAAATCAGCCATTCCCAAAACCTGAATGGTTTGGTATGCGGATTGTCCACCCTAAAAATGGTAATTCCCTGTTCGGCCCAATATAAGGCTATGCTTAACAACTCATCCCAGAGGTTTTGCCAGTCGGAGGTTTCAAAAAAGATGGGTAAAATGTCCTGATATTTTTTGGGCGGGTTTTCGGCATATTGCACGGTTCCGTCCGGTCGCCATTTGAACCATTGCGGATATTTTTTTACATACGGATGATCGGGCGCACATTGCAATGCGAAATCCATGGCAATTTCTATTCCTAAAAGTTTGGCTTCAGTCAGCAGGGCAGTAAAATCTTCCATTGACCCCAACTGCGGATGCAGTGCTTTATGTCCACCGAGTTGGGAACCGATGCCCCAGGGCGAACCCACATCTTCGGGTTCTGCTTTTGTCGAATTGTTCTTGCCTTTTCTGTTCACCTCTCCGATGGGATGGATGGGCGGAAAATACAACACATCAAACCCCATTTGGGCTACACGGGGCAACAGTTTGAGGCAGTCTTTAAACGTTCCGTGTTTCCCTTCTTCCTGTGATGCTGAACGGGGGAAAAATTCGTACCAGGTGCTGAACAAGGCTTTGTACCGGTCAACGTAAACTTGCAGGAAGGGGGAGGTTACGGCATAGTCTTTCGTGGGGTATTTCAAAAACAAATCGTGCAGGCTTTCAGACTGTACATATAAAATGGCTTCCTGATAGCGGGTTTCATCTTTAAATAAATGAATGGCATAATTCAACGAACCGCTTTCTTCTTCTGTACAATGGGGGATGATTTTTTCTAAAAACTGCACCCCTTCGAGCAGTTCGGAATTGATATGTTGTCCGTCATCAATTTTCCGGATTGCCCCATGTTGCCAGGTAAGTGCATAATCTATCCATGCTTCGATGGCATATTCATAAATCCCCTGTTGATGTACGGTAAACGCAGCAGCCCAAAGATCGTTGGTTTCGGTGGTCATTTGAACATTTTGCCAGGTTTTGGCGCTGTGAAAACGGTATTTCAGAATGGCCGCAACGGTATCATGTCCATCTGCCAAAATATCAGCTTCTACATATACCTGTTGGCCGACTACTCGCTTAACAAGATGCTTTCCTCCATCTAACTGAGGAACTATGTTTTCGATGACTACTCTACTTTGACCGGATTGTTTCATCAGAACAGTTTGAAATTGGTTGTACAAAGCAAGGACTCTTCCGCCTTCATGTGCAGAGGATTAGCGGTAAAAGTAGTCATTTTTTATCTGCCTGATTATTGTTCTGCCTCAATTTATTGTGTAATCGGAACAATGCGCTGATCATAAGAAAGGGCGACAAAAACTCCGGTACCTCCCTCAATATTGCTTACAATCCGCGCCGGCCGGCTAAAGGGGCTGTCTGAAGCATCTTCGGCATCGTCAACGGTGTCTAAAAAGCGATAATATTCTTCGTTGATATGATAAAGCCGGACAATGACCGTATCTGTAACCCTGAAATTATAGCCCATTCCCACCGAAACCCTTCCATCGCTTAACGCCTTATCCGAAAATTCCCAGGTGCGCAGCGAATCTCTTTCAAAAGGGTTGGCGGCATTTGCAAACCAGACTTTGTAAAAGTTTTCGTCCGGTTTCGGGTCATAAAAATACATCAACATAGCCGCTTTTAAAGAATCATTGAGCAAATACATCACTGTATCTATGGGAATTACCGGCAAAAACCGCGTGGATGCCGTTGCAATCCTGTTGGTCATGGTATCTTCCACCCTGAGATGATAATCTTCATAATCATTGATTGACATAGGAGTGGTCAAAGGTTTCACATAAACTTTCAGGGTATCAATATACTGAAGCGTATCTGTTTGATTGCCCTTGGTGATGGTAACGATGGCATGTTCGACCACCGGTAAAACCTGTGAAACCGGAAAGGTTGATGGCGTAAAGAATGAAACACTCTCTGTAACCGATACTATATAATACGGAACATTACTGTCTAAATAGCTTTCAACAACTAATTTGCTTTCATATTCAGGAAGGTCAATGGTAATATCTTTCAGGCAGGCACTGAAAAAAAACATCATAGACAGCAATAACAATAAACTAAAAGTTAAATATGAAGCTATTTTTTTTCGGAACATGTACTAAAGAAATTAAGAAACCCAATCACCCAAAAATGGAAATTTATAAAAGCATAACGCTTTTCAAAGGTACAAAGTTAGGTAAAGGTGCGGCATTTGAACAAGTGAGGGTTCAATCTTGCTAAATTTTACCTGTTCCATCAAAACTGATGTACCTTTGCGACGCAAATTCAGACCATTTTACAACTGCAAATCAGTACTTAAATTCAAATGCACCATACTATTTCAAAAGGTTGGTTTGATACAGAAACCGCTTATCTTCTTGCTGTTTCACCAACTTCTCAAATCAACTTAAGCCGTGAAGTTGAGCAATCTATCCGTTCTTGCAGGCAATACTTAGACCATAAACTGAACGGAAATCAACAGCGCTTTTATGGCATCAACACCGGTTTCGGTGCCTTATATAATGTAGAAATTTCACCGGCAGATTTGCTTGCTCTACAAAAAAACCTGATCATGTCCCATGCTTGTGGTGCAGGACATGAGGCTCCTCCGGAGATTGTCAGGCTGATGCTTTTGCTCAAAATTCAGTCCTTGTCTTACGGTCATTCAGGTGTGCGGTTGGAAACCGTTCAGCGGCTGACCGATTTTTTTAATCTTCAAATTCATCCTGTTGTTTACGAACAAGGTTCTTTGGGGGCCTCCGGCGATTTAGCGCCCTTATCCCACCTTTCTTTACCGCTGATCGGGATGGGAGAAGTTTATTTTGAAGGAATCAAACAACCCGCAGCAGAAGTTTTGAAAAAATTCGGGCTGGAGCCGCTTATACTTCAGTCAAAAGAGGGACTGGCGCTCATCAATGGCACCCAATTCATGTCAGCCTATGCAGTCTGGTGTGTCGAACAGGCCAACTATTTAGCAAAATGTGCGGATTTGGTAGCGGCTATTTCTTATGATGCTTATGATGCGCATTATTCCCCCTTGAATCCTTTAATCCACGAAATCAGACAACAGGTTGGACAAAGGACTTCTGCTCAGCGAATTTCAGCGTTTTTGGAAGGCAGCCAAATAGGCAGTCAACCTAAAGAGCATGTGCAAGACCCCTACTCTTTCCGGTGTGTTCCTCAGGTTCATGGGGCTTCTTTAGATGCCATTGCTCATGTTAATGACTTAGTTAGCCGGGAAATCAACGCCGTTACAGACAATCCTTTGTTGTTTGAACAAGAAGACCTGATTTTGTCGGGTGGAAATTTTCACGGTCAGCCTATGGCTTTGGGCTTGGACTACCTTGCAATTGCCTTGTCCGAATTAGGCAGCATTTCGGAAAGACGCACTTTCACCCTGTTGAACGGACAAAGAAATCTTCCTCCTTTTTTGATTCAAAACTCCGGTCTTCATTCCGGTTTGATGATACCCCAATATACGGCAGCTTCCATAGTCAGTCAAAACAAACAATTATGTACCCCTGCCTCTATTGACTCCATAACCTCCTCCAACGGACAGGAAGATCATGTCAGTATGGGTGCTAATGCTGCCACCAAATGTTACCGGATTGTACAAAACCTGACCAAAATCCTTGCCATCGAATTACTGACTGCAACTCAGGCTTTAACCCTTCGAAAAACAATAAAATCAAACTCAACACTAACGAGTTCAATCACCATTGAACAGGTTTTAACCCAATACCGGCAATTTGTTCCTTTTATAGATTCCGACAGATTGCTGCATCAGGACATCCATCGCAGCATTCACTTTATCCAACATCAACTGAAGGCATTTTTAGAATAAAAAAACCCTCGCAAGGTTATTGCGAGGGTAGGTTCTGTTTAACCCTAAAAACCTAATGCAATGTCTAAAATGAATCAGTTTAAATTACAAAGTTCAAAAACCTAACCTTGCCCAAACACTTTCAGGCTCAGTTTGCTCTATCATATAAGCAGTCGGAAATAATCGTTTTAATCGCTCATCAATTTCTTTTACCGTAATCTGACCGTCCTTATTGGCATCTAACGGGGCATAATGTTTATACCCGGTTTCACCCTGCCGGTAAATGGCATAACAGTATTCTTCTCCTAAGGCATCCGGATAAAAGGCACCGAGATAAAAACTTGTCAGGTTATCTATGGGTTTGCTGTGATTTTTCACCCATTTATAGTATTTTTCAATCAGCTTCAGTTGGTCTTCATGACTCAGGTTGAGCAATTGCTCAACGGTGATATCCATTCTATTGATTTCGGAAGGTTTCCATTGAATTAACCCGATAGCGCCACTTTTTTTATTGATGGCAGCAGCATCAAATTTCGATTCTGAATACATTAATGCCATTAACCACTCCGGCGGAACGTTCAGGTTTTTAGCGATTTTCTTCACCGAGCGTTCAAATTTATTGACATCTTCTATGTATGGTTTTGCTTCTTCGATGAGGTAAAATTCGGATTCCGATTCTGAGGATGTTTGAAATAAAGAAGCAGAAAACAAATTTTTGCTTGACTTAATCAAAACAAACGTAATG
This is a stretch of genomic DNA from Sphingobacteriales bacterium. It encodes these proteins:
- the hutH gene encoding histidine ammonia-lyase, whose protein sequence is MHHTISKGWFDTETAYLLAVSPTSQINLSREVEQSIRSCRQYLDHKLNGNQQRFYGINTGFGALYNVEISPADLLALQKNLIMSHACGAGHEAPPEIVRLMLLLKIQSLSYGHSGVRLETVQRLTDFFNLQIHPVVYEQGSLGASGDLAPLSHLSLPLIGMGEVYFEGIKQPAAEVLKKFGLEPLILQSKEGLALINGTQFMSAYAVWCVEQANYLAKCADLVAAISYDAYDAHYSPLNPLIHEIRQQVGQRTSAQRISAFLEGSQIGSQPKEHVQDPYSFRCVPQVHGASLDAIAHVNDLVSREINAVTDNPLLFEQEDLILSGGNFHGQPMALGLDYLAIALSELGSISERRTFTLLNGQRNLPPFLIQNSGLHSGLMIPQYTAASIVSQNKQLCTPASIDSITSSNGQEDHVSMGANAATKCYRIVQNLTKILAIELLTATQALTLRKTIKSNSTLTSSITIEQVLTQYRQFVPFIDSDRLLHQDIHRSIHFIQHQLKAFLE
- a CDS encoding DUF4249 domain-containing protein, whose translation is MFRKKIASYLTFSLLLLLSMMFFFSACLKDITIDLPEYESKLVVESYLDSNVPYYIVSVTESVSFFTPSTFPVSQVLPVVEHAIVTITKGNQTDTLQYIDTLKVYVKPLTTPMSINDYEDYHLRVEDTMTNRIATASTRFLPVIPIDTVMYLLNDSLKAAMLMYFYDPKPDENFYKVWFANAANPFERDSLRTWEFSDKALSDGRVSVGMGYNFRVTDTVIVRLYHINEEYYRFLDTVDDAEDASDSPFSRPARIVSNIEGGTGVFVALSYDQRIVPITQ
- a CDS encoding transglycosylase SLT domain-containing protein gives rise to the protein MTQLPIQILKPFKLSNQSIYWLIGIILLTNIITFVLIKSSKNLFSASLFQTSSESESEFYLIEEAKPYIEDVNKFERSVKKIAKNLNVPPEWLMALMYSESKFDAAAINKKSGAIGLIQWKPSEINRMDITVEQLLNLSHEDQLKLIEKYYKWVKNHSKPIDNLTSFYLGAFYPDALGEEYCYAIYRQGETGYKHYAPLDANKDGQITVKEIDERLKRLFPTAYMIEQTEPESVWARLGF